CGTTCGCGGACGAGGCGCGCCTCGCGCAGCACTTTCAAATGCTTCGAGATGGATGGCCGGCTTTGCTCGAACTCGGCGGCCAGCGCGTTGACGTGGGCGCCGCCGCCGCGCAATCGGTCGAGAATGGCGCGCCGTGTCGGGTCGGCGACGGCGCGGAAGACGTCGGAGCTGGCAGCGATTCGTCCCATGCCGGTAACCTATCGGTATCTGCGCCGGACGCAATACGGCGCGGCGCCCTATTGACTCCTTTCGCAGCGCGCAATATTGTCAGTAACCGATTGACTACTTAATTATCCTCTCATGGAGGTCCTGATGTCGGCGACTCATGGCACGCCGCGGTTCGACTATGAAATTCACATTGGCGTCCCGGTCGCGCGCGTGTGGCACGCACTCGCGGACGGCGAGATGACTCGTCACTACGCGTTTGGAGCCCACTTCGAGGGCCGCCCGGTCGCAGGCGGGCCGTATGCGTTCATTGCAGACGGGGCGTTCAGGGCGGTGGACGGCGAAACCCTCGACGTGACGACAAGCGGCATGAGGTAACCGATTGCTCACTCATCATAGCGCGGCCCGAACACCGGCAGCGTCGTGCACGACTCCACCCCTGCCCCAACGCTCATGAGCCCGAAATCGATCTACCGAATCGTGACCGCCCTCCTTCTCCTCTTCACGTTAGGCCACACGCTCGGCTTCACTACAATCGACCCGAGCTGGGGGGTGAGCGCGCCCATTATGGCGCTGCGCGAGATTCGGTTCACGGCGCAGGGCACGCCCAACCGGACGTACTGGGGCTTCTATCTGGGATTCGGGTACTTCTGCTCGGTACTGATGCTCTTCGCCGCCTGCGTCGCATGGCAGCTCAGCCGGCTGTCCGTCGAGACGCTCCGGCGGATGCAATTCATCTCGTGGGCGTTCGCGCTACTATTTCTCGTGGTCACGGGCATCACGTGGCGATTCTTTTTTACGGCGCCGGTCGTGTTCACGGTCGTCATCACGATCGGCTTGATCGCGGGAGCATGGCGCGCGCGAATGGCCTGACCCGATCATCGCCCGGTCAAGTGCAGGCGTGCGCACGAACGAGCGACGGAGCGCCCGGACGAGCGATATGGGGCATATTGAAAAGACGGGGAAACAAGACGCTGTGACATCAGGCACGCCCCCGGCCCATCGCGCACTGAGAGCTTACATCAGTCACGACCTATGAATGAGCCCACGCAGCTCGATCCAACTCTTACGATCAACGAGATCGTCGCGGCTGGCCAGCAAATGAAAAGCGATGACACTCCAAGATCTCCACCTGAGGCGATCCTCACCGGCGATCGACCGACCGGCCCGCTCCATCTCGGTCACTACGTCGGCTCGCTGGCTAACCGCGTGCGACTCCAGCACGAGCACAAGCAGACCATACTCATCGCTGATCTTCAGGCGCTCACCGACAACGCTGGTCGCGCAGCGGACGTGCGACACAACGTTCGCGAGGTCATGCTCGACTACCTCGCGGTCGGCATCGATCCAGAGCTGACGCCTATTGCATTGCAGTCGGCGATGCCGGAACTCGCCGAGCTCACGATGCTCTATTTGAATCTCGTCACCGTCGCGCGGCTCGAGCGGAATCCTACGCTGAAAGCCGAGATCGAATTGCGCGGGTTTACGCGAGACATCCCAGCTGGTTTCCTCGCGTATCCCGTGAGCCAAGCGGCCGACATCACCGCGTTCCGCGCCACACTCGTGCCGGTCGGCGACGATCAGCTCCCCATGATCGAGCAGACCAATGAAATCGTGCGGCGGCTCGCGCACCTCGCGGGCCGGCCGGTGCTACCGGAATGCCGAGCACTGCTCTCGGCCACGGCGCGGCTGCCCGGGATCGATGGCCGCAAGGCGAGCAAGTCGCTCGGAAACGCTATCTCCCTCTCCGCATCGGACGACGAAATCCGTAGGCTCGTCCACGCGATGTTCACCGATCCCGGCCACGTGCGCGCGAGCGATCCCGGTCGCGTCGAGGACAACGTGGTCTTCGCATACCTGCACGCGTTCGATCCCGATCAGCATGCAGTCGCCGAGCTCGAGACACACTACCGGCGCGGTGGCTTGGGTGATGCCGC
The Gemmatimonadaceae bacterium genome window above contains:
- the trpS gene encoding tryptophan--tRNA ligase, with product MNEPTQLDPTLTINEIVAAGQQMKSDDTPRSPPEAILTGDRPTGPLHLGHYVGSLANRVRLQHEHKQTILIADLQALTDNAGRAADVRHNVREVMLDYLAVGIDPELTPIALQSAMPELAELTMLYLNLVTVARLERNPTLKAEIELRGFTRDIPAGFLAYPVSQAADITAFRATLVPVGDDQLPMIEQTNEIVRRLAHLAGRPVLPECRALLSATARLPGIDGRKASKSLGNAISLSASDDEIRRLVHAMFTDPGHVRASDPGRVEDNVVFAYLHAFDPDQHAVAELETHYRRGGLGDAALKQRLTRILQTFLAPIRERRALYAQNRDIVRDVLRDGTGASRPTARAVLEEVREVFALGSW
- a CDS encoding metalloregulator ArsR/SmtB family transcription factor, with product MGRIAASSDVFRAVADPTRRAILDRLRGGGAHVNALAAEFEQSRPSISKHLKVLREARLVRERRVGRERIYQLDPLPLQRVAGWIEGYRAFWVTSLDNLKRRLEDR